From Brassica oleracea var. oleracea cultivar TO1000 chromosome C3, BOL, whole genome shotgun sequence, a single genomic window includes:
- the LOC106331730 gene encoding annexin D3-like has protein sequence MATIRVPDEVPSPAQDSETLNKAFRGWGTDEKAIIRVLGKRNESQRKRIRESYKEIYGKDLIDDLSSELSGDFKKAVILWTKDPAERDARLANKVLNDKKKTIEKLKILVEISCTSSPNHFIAVRKAYCSLYDSSLEEDIASSVPFPLAKLLVTLATSFRYDKEKVDKEVATIEAGMLHEAISKKQLDHDHVLYIIGTRSIYQLRETFVAYKQSYGNTLDKDVDGCPGDADLRSLLQMVILCIEFPEKHFAKVVRDSIEGFGTDEDSLTRAIVMRAEIDLMKVRGEYFNMYNASMDNAIIGDVSGDYKDFLMTLLGSKI, from the exons GATGGGGAACAGACGAGAAGGCTATCATACGCGTTTTAGGAAAAAGAAACGAGAGCCAGAGAAAGAGAATCAGGGAGAGTTATAAAGAGATTTACGGCAAAGATCTTATCGATGATCTCTCCTCTGAACTCTCTGGTGATTTCAAG AAAGCTGTGATTCTGTGGACGAAAGATCCAGCAGAGAGAGACGCAAGGCTTGCGAACAAGGTCTTGAATGACAAAAAGAAAACCATAGAGAAACTCAAGATCCTCGTGGAGATCTCTTGCACAAGTTCTCCTAACCATTTTATTGCTGTGAGGAAAGCTTATTGTTCTCTCTACGACTCATCCCTTGAAGAAGACATTGCTTCCTCTGTTCCTTTTCCTCTTGCAAAG TTGCTGGTGACATTAGCAACTTCATTCAGATATGATAAAGAGAAGGTTGACAAGGAAGTTGCTACAATAGAGGCGGGTATGCTACATGAAGCCATATCAAAAAAGCAACTAGATCATGATCATGTCCTTTACATAATAGGAACTCGCAGTATCTACCAGCTCAGAGAAACCTTTGTTGCTTACAAGCAGAGTTATGGGAACACATTAGATAAG GATGTTGATGGATGTCCTGGAGATGCTGATCTGAGAAGTCTATTGCAGATGGTGATCTTGTGCATTGAGTTCCCTGAGAAACACTTTGCAAAG GTTGTAAGAGATTCGATTGAGGGGTTTGGAACTGATGAAGATTCGTTGACGAGAGCGATTGTGATGCGTGCAGAGATTGATTTGATGAAAGTAAGAGGAGAGTATTTCAATATGTATAACGCAAGCATGGATAACGCTATCATTGGTGATGTTTCTGGTGACTACAAGGACTTCCTCATGACTCTACTTGGTTCCAAAATCTGA